The following are from one region of the Schistocerca cancellata isolate TAMUIC-IGC-003103 chromosome 11, iqSchCanc2.1, whole genome shotgun sequence genome:
- the LOC126108313 gene encoding GA-binding protein subunit beta-1-like yields the protein MNSRGLLQSATRGSIEEVQVLLGAGADVGHRGWTMWTALHYAAKQGHADIVRCLIVNGAEMDARTDVRQTPLHLAAWKGHAAVVRLLAASSADVDAKDQWGRTPLHWAAPYGNAEAAKALLEAGADRDAKEDAGNTALDLARVNKRQWMVEILSSIPTNDCDVN from the coding sequence ATGAACAGCAGGGGGCTGCTCCAGTCAGCTACACGGGGGTCAATAGAGGAAGTGCAGGTGTTGCTCGGGGCTGGTGCTGATGTGGGGCACAGAGGATGGACCATGTGGACCGCTCTACATTATGCAGCGAAGCAGGGACATGCTGATATTGTGAGGTGTCTGATCGTGAATGGGGCAGAAATGGATGCCAGGACCGATGTGAGGCAGACGCCTCTACATTTGGCTGCATGGAAGGGCCATGCGGCAGTGGTGCGGCTGCTGGCGGCGTCCTCGGCCGACGTCGATGCCAAGGATCAGTGGGGTAGGACGCCTCTGCACTGGGCGGCACCCTACGGCAACGCAGAGGCGGCGAAGGCGCTGCTGGAAGCAGGGGCCGATAGGGACGCAAAGGAGGACGCAGGGAACACCGCGCTGGACTTAGCAAGAGTGAACAAGCGACAATGGATGGTAGAAATCCTATCTAGCATTCCAACAAACGACTGTGATGTGAACTAA